TGGAGACAGGAGCAAAGTACCAGGCCGCCGACAGGGCGACATACAAGAGAGCTTTACGGACTTCCACTGCGGCCGGCACCGACTCAGACCGAGACTTCATGCCCGGTGATTATAACGATCAGGTTCGACCGCGTAAACATGAGACTAGCCCGCATTATTCATGACAGTCATGAATAATGCGGGCTAGGACCCGCTTCGCCTTGAGGGGCGCCGAGGCCCATGCTAGGATGCCGACCGATGGACGGGCTTCTTTCAACGGTTCAGCAATACATCTCGACGGAAACCCTCGTGACCCTGACGGCTCTGTCGATTGTCTTTTTTGTGGGATCGTTGATCGCCATCCCCTTCATCCTTGTCCGGATCCCGACGGATTTTTTCGACATCCGTGTGCCGCGCCCTTGGATGGAGAATCATCACCCGGTGCTACGGTTACTCGGCCACCTGGCCAAGAACGTGGTGGGCGCCATCTTTCTGTTTGCAGGCTTCTTGATGCTGTTCCTGCCGGGCCAGGGCATCCTCACGATGTTGATCGGGGTGACGATGCTGGACTTCCCCGGCAAGCGCAAGTTGGAAGCGAAAATGATCGGGCAGCCGGCCGTCCTGAGCACCATCAATGCCATGCGTCAGAAGTTCGGGAAGCCGCCGCTCACGATCGCGCCGGATCCTTAGCTGGAACTCAGATGAACGGACTAGCACTACAACCTTTCATGGACTGACGCTCCTGCTCGGCCATTAGGCCTTAGCCTCTCAGCCCTCTACGAGACGATTCAATAACCGGCACCCCCTATGATATCGCTGCAAACCGACAGACGCCCGATCCTCTATCTGATTGACGGCAGTGCCTACATCTATCGGGCGTTCTTTGCCTTGCCGGCGCTGAACAATTCCAAGGGGCTCCAGACCAACGCGGTCTATGGATTCACGACCACATTGCTCAAGATCATCCGCGAACACAAACCGGACGGGCTTGCGGTAGCCTTCGACGAAAAAGGCCCGACGCTCCGCCACGAGGAGTTCAAGGAATACAAGGCGCAGCGCCCGCCGATGCCGGACGGGATGAAGGCTCAGATTCCCTATATTCATCGTGTGGTGGAGGCGCTGAACATTCCGGCGGCCAGACAGGCCGGCTACGAAGCCGATGACTTGATCGGCACGCTGGCCCGACAGGCGGAGCAGGCCGGCTACGACGTCGTGATCGTCACCGGCGATAAAGACATGCTTCAGCTCGTGACTTCACATGTCCGCATCTACGACCCGGTCAAGGACAAGTGGTCCGGCAACGCGGAATGCGTCGCCAAGTTCGGTGTCGAGCCCGGTCGTGTCATCGAAGTGATGGGTCTGATGGGCGACGCGAGCGACAACATTCCCGGCGTGAAGGGTATCGGCGAAAAGACCGCCATGAAACTCATCGCGCAGTTCGGGACAATCGACGAACTACTACGCCGCCTCGACGAGGTCACGCCTGCCCGCATCAAAACCCTTCTTTCTGAACAGGCGGAGAATGCGCGGCTCAGCCGGAAGCTGGCGACCATCGACATCAGAAGCCCGGTGGAGTTTCACCCCGAATCCTACCGAATCAGGCCGCCGCATGAGGAGCAACTCGCCGAGCTGCTGCGGGAGCTGGAATTCACCTCTCTCCTCAAAAGTCTCCAGCCATCGCCGAAGCCTTCGGAGGCGGCGACCCATGCCACCGTCGTCATCGAAGATGAACCGGCCGCCAAGCGATTTGTCGAGGGGTTATCGAAAGGCGGGCCCCTGGGCTTGCACTGCTTGCTGGCCGGCCAACCAGGCGTCCATACCGACGTCCTTGGCCTGGCCCTCTCGACCCTCAACCAGACGGCGTTCATACCGATTGACGTCCATGCCTACATGCGAACGATCATCGAACTGCTGCATGATCCCACTCACACCAAGACCGTGCACGATCTGAAATCGACGTTGCTGGCGTTCCATCGCATCGGTATCACCTTGGCGCCCCCATACGTGGACACGATGATCGCGGACTATTTGCTCAACCCGAACCGCCGCGACCATAGCCTCGACACGATCATGTTGGAACGGCTCGGTGAACGACTTGGATCACGCAAGCAGGAGAAGGCCCAACCACAGTCGCTGTTCGACGTCGATACCGGATCTCGCGAGGAGACCGCGGAAGCCGCTGCGGCCCTGGCGAAGCTCGAACCACTCCTCATTGAACAGTTGACGGATCAGGGAAGCGTGAAACTCTTCACCGAAGTCGAAATGCCGCTCGTCCCGGTCTTGGCCGACATTGAGCGGAACGGGTTCTTGCTGGATGTCGACGGCCTCCGCGGGTTGAGTCAGGAGCTCGATCGGGAGCTCGCTCGCATGATGGAGACTATTGCCGGAGCGGCCGGAGGGGAATTCAACATCAATTCGCCGAAACAACTCGCGACGGTCCTCTTTGAGAAGCTTGGTCTGAAACCCCTGCGGAAAACGAAGACCGGCTATTCGACCGATGAAGACACCCTCACTCAACTCGCCATGCAGCACGAATTACCAAACCAAATTCTCGGTTATCGAAGTCTGAGCAAGCTCAAGTCGACCTACGTGGATGCGCTGCCGGAACTAGTCCATCGGGAAACGAAACGTCTTCACACCTCCTTGAACCAGACCGTCGCCGCAACCGGACGGCTCT
This DNA window, taken from Candidatus Nitrospira nitrificans, encodes the following:
- a CDS encoding PGPGW domain-containing protein, coding for MDGLLSTVQQYISTETLVTLTALSIVFFVGSLIAIPFILVRIPTDFFDIRVPRPWMENHHPVLRLLGHLAKNVVGAIFLFAGFLMLFLPGQGILTMLIGVTMLDFPGKRKLEAKMIGQPAVLSTINAMRQKFGKPPLTIAPDP
- the polA gene encoding DNA polymerase I, whose translation is MISLQTDRRPILYLIDGSAYIYRAFFALPALNNSKGLQTNAVYGFTTTLLKIIREHKPDGLAVAFDEKGPTLRHEEFKEYKAQRPPMPDGMKAQIPYIHRVVEALNIPAARQAGYEADDLIGTLARQAEQAGYDVVIVTGDKDMLQLVTSHVRIYDPVKDKWSGNAECVAKFGVEPGRVIEVMGLMGDASDNIPGVKGIGEKTAMKLIAQFGTIDELLRRLDEVTPARIKTLLSEQAENARLSRKLATIDIRSPVEFHPESYRIRPPHEEQLAELLRELEFTSLLKSLQPSPKPSEAATHATVVIEDEPAAKRFVEGLSKGGPLGLHCLLAGQPGVHTDVLGLALSTLNQTAFIPIDVHAYMRTIIELLHDPTHTKTVHDLKSTLLAFHRIGITLAPPYVDTMIADYLLNPNRRDHSLDTIMLERLGERLGSRKQEKAQPQSLFDVDTGSREETAEAAAALAKLEPLLIEQLTDQGSVKLFTEVEMPLVPVLADIERNGFLLDVDGLRGLSQELDRELARMMETIAGAAGGEFNINSPKQLATVLFEKLGLKPLRKTKTGYSTDEDTLTQLAMQHELPNQILGYRSLSKLKSTYVDALPELVHRETKRLHTSLNQTVAATGRLSSTDPNLQNIPVKGDYGLRIREAFIVPKGHELLCADYSQIEPRILAHLSQDPRLLSVFAKGEDIHMATAMEIFGLPSGQITRDMRRAAKTVVFGIVYGISPFGLSQNLGVPQTESKRYIDTFFERFAAVRALMDRNIAEGREKGYTTTILGRRRPIPELQSGDPAQRGFGERMAVNSPIQGSAADLIKVAMINVHKKLRDELPRVKMILQVHDELIFEVPDHDLEEAKRLVKQEMEGVGKRLGLSVPLKVDLGVGKNWRVAHP